The DNA segment CATACAACCATACAGTCAGCTTGTAACATATCCTTGAGGTTTCAGACTGTTCAACTAAACACACTTCTCCTTTTCCGAGGCAACAGGGATATGTCTATGAAGCTGGAGTTGCTAAACGGTTGTGTTCACTTATCAATCCAAGTCCAGAATCAGTCAAAGGTGCTTCTATATATTTCCCAAAACACTAGTGATGGAGAATGGCATTTGGTGGAGGTAACATTTGCAGAAATTACAACCCTTACCCTGATTGGCAGCTCCTGCAAGGGGAAATGCACCACCAAGACTTCTTTTCCAGTTGAGAATCATCCGTCAATATGTGCTTCTCAGAACTCTTTTTTGGGAGGTTTACCAGTGGGAACAACCAGCAACAATGTGTCTGTGCTTAACATCTACAATGTGCCGTCCACACCTTCCTTTGTAGGCTGTCTCCAAGATATTAAATTTGATTCGAACCACATCACTCTGGAGAACATTTCATCTAGCTTGTCACTAAACGTCAAAGCAGGCTGCATGAGAAAGGACTGGTGTGAACATCAACCTTGTCAAAACAGAGGGCGCTGCATCAACTTGTGGCAGGGTTATCAGTGTGAATGTGACAGGCCCTATGCAGGCTCCAACTGCCTGAAAGGTGAGAGGAGTGGGGTGCCCAGGAGTGCTGTGTCTCAGAGCAGGGCCATCTCAGAAACACCCAGGCAGCTACCTCTTGTTATGAAACACAAGGAGCCTTCAGGCCTTACACTGATGCTTGTTCACTAAGAGATTAAAGGAGACAGCGGTGACATGTATTGATTATGAGTTGGTTTCAGAGGACAGCTAAGCTTTACTTGGGCTGAAaagtttgtaataataacaacaacaatgacaataataataataataataagctaatAGTGCCTATCAAAATGGTGTTTCATCTCGTTGGTAAAATGCTCTTAGAACTTTGCCATTTGTTGTATTTCAGAAATGTGTGAAAAACCTTATTTGGACAAGATGTAATCTTTGGGAGAAATGGGAGCTTTAGACATAAAACTTAAGAGCCACATACTAGTGCTGTGTCCTGTGCCTGCAAGAGTCTCAGTGAACATGCacttccttgctttctctctaTGCAGTTTGTACTTCCTTAGGAATCATGCTTAAGATTAGCAGGTTGACAAACCATCAGCTCTATTCAAAACAGCCTCTTCCAAGATCTTAGGTGCAAAACAGAGAGATGTCTTcagtagagacagaaagaagacaggaaatgtATTACCAGTAAAACTCGGTCGTTGGCATACACAAATCAATCCTATTCCTCTACCATATCGGTGAGAAGTGTATTCCAACTCCTTTACTTCCAGCACCCCTCCAAAGACTGCCACTGATAGTAATCAATACATATCTGctcacttttattattattactatcatgCATTGAGAGGCCTGAGAGGGAACCCTAACAGACTGCTTTGAAGTTCAGCTGCAATTTATTCCACCATTTTAGAATAAGTCCAAGTAGGATAGCATCTGGTAAATAGTCTCCTCTGTTTTTTATGAAGTAAAATTAGAACCAGCCGCAGCCTATACCCTACCCCATGTTCAATGGCTAAGAATTATTAGAATCTATTCGCAGGTTTACCCCTCACCACAATATTCATTACAATCATGGACCTGTTTGACAATGAGGCATGGCATCTGCTGCcctatgtaatattttaaatggcatgGAGAGTtgttttgtgattatttttaaaggagaaaaggtgAAATTATGCCGAGGAAACGGTCCACTTTTTGAAGAAAAATCTAATTGACCCAAGGCAATATTTTTACtacatatacaaaataacaaacagaTGCGGACTCATTTTGACTGGCTTCCAGATGCGGTGACCCGTGAGGTTAACACTGACCGGTGGGGATGCTGACTGTCCTAGGAAACAGATTCGAGAGATGCCAACCCAGtgggttctgtttttctttatagtctttttttttttctaacttggaaaataatgaacttttaaaaCCAAATACCCGATTTGGTTACACTTTCCATATTCCCTAAATAGTCTGAGTATACCCCTATACGCACACTGAGTGTGATTGCATCCTCTATGCTCATACTGTTTGCAACTGTTTAACCCTACTTTGGGCATCAAAAGATTATAAGGCAGGAATTTCATAAACCTCTTCCTTTTTGGAAATTTTTGGGAAAAGTTTAAAGGAAAGTCGTATTTTTCATATCACAATATTTTGTATTGCTGGGATCTGTGAGGGAATGCTTTCTGTATTTCATTCCtttcacacatatacagacaaatGCTTAAGAGTACAAATGAGAATTTAGAGTGTatctgatattttatatatattagcaaatattatatatatattcaagatgAGACACACCAAACATCTGGAGAACAAGCCACCCAGATAATGggtttttaagatatattttattgttttattttatgtgtgtatgtgggggggtcTGGATGTATACATTTATGTACTTCATTAGGGCAGGCGCCTGTTGAGGTCTGAAGATCCCCTGATGTAGGAACTAAAGACAGTTTTAAACTGTCTGACGTGAGTACTGAGGACCaacctgagtcctctacaagggcagcaaatgctcttcatccttgagctacctctccagtccccaaataaTGATTTGGGAACAATGTTTACCACTGGCAAACACAATGAAAGAAGACAGGCTGGGTAGAGGGTTTTCTTGTCTGAGAAACACAAAAGGTGTATAGATGGACAATATCTTGAAGCtgatattctttaaaattatttatgctCCATAAGGAGGTTTTTAGAAGGTTTCCATGGGGCCCTGAACTGCCTGACATGTCAACATCTTATGTATTGTGTTATGTGTCAGAGCAGGGGTTCTGAGATATTGttctaaaggcgtgtgtcacacACCTCTTGCTTTATTTGGAagttatctatttttaaaaagcaacttgtaAATGTTTACCTTCCTCTGTTAGGTTGGTAGGGCTTCATTCAGTAGCTGGATTTCTTATGCAAACCTCTGCTTTGAACCTACTtcagaaacagagaattctctattCCATCTTGCCCCAAATTTCCAAGCAGTTACTTCCTTCTGTTTATCTTGACCATGATTTACCCAAAGCTTTCATTTTCTCAAACAATTTTCATCAAGATGTTCTCACTTAAGGATTAACATCTCTTCTTGGGAATTCCtaaacatttgaagaaaaatatttcacaCCAGGCAACCACTCCCATCATCCTACACATATTACATCCCTCTAGCATCTCTATATGACATGGCCCTGAGACTTCATCAGCTGCCTGCTCCTTTTGCCATATGTTTGCTTCTCTCTAAAAGGTCATACCGTAATGTGCCTGATGACACCATGACATGGGACTATAACTTTCCTCTTTCTATGTACTATGCCGTCATTTGTCATATTAGCATCACATTAACGGTGTGGTGCATTGTTTACATATTGCCTTTGGTTAGTCATTGTCATTTGTCATGCTACAGAgtcctctttcttctatcctgaGCTGAGGAGTCACATTGAAATATAAATGCCACCTATTTACTCTCATTACATCCCATCCTATAGTCCATCAAGCATTGAAATTcgtcaaattatttttttcatccaTACACCTTTAGAACATATTGGAAATATTTATTAGAATCAAATCTTCCATGCTCATAGCCAAGTCCTTCCTATATGGCTTATGGTGTTTCTAAAATCATGTAGCACATCACACACTCCGACTATCTGCTTGTGATTTCTGAAGAATAGGATTACTGGAGAGTCAAgtttctaaggaaaaaaagaaacccatcTCTGCATCCTGTCTTTTATTCTGATCCACAAAGTGATGCTGCAGGCATCCTAGGGTGACCAGCAGGGGCCCGGCCCCCTGAGCTTGAGGGATTTTTGTACCTATCCTCAAAACTCAAGGGCTTCAAGAGCCCAATTTTCTTATTAAGCATTTTATCCTCTACAAAAGTGCCGCAGTGTGTTCAGAGATGTTAACCTCTTCAAAGAGGTTATTTTATCTGACAGGACCTTTGAAAGCTACCTGTAGTTGCCTGGAGCAGGTGGTGTCCAAATGCAGATTCACAATGCAGTGTTCCTATAGGAATCAAGTCAGAGTTCTGAAAATGTAGCCTTTTATGCAGAAGGTCTTCAAACACAGATGGTTGTCTAAGCAAGATTCACTGTGGTTCAGCTAAACTAAAATATGTCTTACTTTCACACAAACTTCAATTGATGATGATATCTAACCATGATAGgatgtgatcttttttttttcctggttacaACTGAGATGTGAAAACCCAAAGCAGCAATATCTTTATGAGAGTGCTGTTGTCAAGCTCAGCAATAGTTTCTGCATTGCAAATTCAATAGTCACAGCTCTCAGCCCTTCTCGTACTTGACCTCAGTCAGTGAACACAATTGAACACTTCACCCCCCCCAAAATCTCTTTCCCCAACTGCCTTATCTCTTACTATGTGGAGCGCCTTCCCACAAGTGGGCTTGCTAATCTTACCATTGGAGCAGTTCAACTTCATGACATGTCTGCTTCAGCATACCTCCACACAGCAGAGACAACCTGGGCAGTGCACCACAGAGGTACATGACATGCTCACGGCCACATCTCTCTTTCACCATGATGAAGCAGTGTCTAATGTTTCATCGGTTGGATTttagagaggagatgggaatgttcTTTAGTTGATCACTGCAGAATTGCTGGTTGTGTATGCCTGCAAAAATttcatcttccatctcttctGAATTTGAAtgtaaagatttttctttctttctctctccttccctattTTGATGTTGAAGAGTATGTAGCAGGCAGATTCGGCCAGGATGACTCCCCTGGATATGCCATCTTTAATGTTGATGAGAATTATGGACAGAACATGAGTCTCTCCATGTTTGTCAGAACACGCCACCCATCGGGCTTACTTCTGGCTTTGGAAAACAGTACTTACCAGTATGTCCTTGTCTGGTTAGAGAATGGAAGCTTGGCACTACAAACTCCAGGCCCTCTCAAGTTAgtattcaatttttttctgagcGATGGAAATGCCCATTTAATATCTTTGAAAATCAAACCAAATGAAATTGAAATATATGAGTCTTCACAAAACCTAGGATTCGTTTCTGTTCCTGCATGGACAATTAAAAGAAGAGATGTCATCTTCATTGGTGGCCTACCTGACAGACAAAAGACTGAAGTGTATGGTGGCTTCTTCAAAGGCTGTATTCAAGATGTAAGATTAAACAACCAAAATCTGGAATTCTTCCCCAATTCAACAAGCAATGGATACCGTGACCCAGTTCTTGTCAATGTGACTCAAGGTTGTCCTGGAGATAACATCTGTAAGGTAGGGTCATGCATATCAACTATATACATAGtgcataataaaattttatttattaatttatcataaccattctgtttttgttcttggtttttgagacgcAGAACTCAATGTGTAGCCTAGGATGGACTTGAATTCACAGCCTCCCTTCCTCACTTTCCCATATGTGggtggggattacaggtgtatgccaccacaccccactGAACCATTTTATATGAACAAAATGCTGATTACCCACCAGTCATGGAAGAGTTTGCATCTACATATCTCAAGAAAGATTGGTAGAATTACAACAAACCATGAAAATGTGACATTGATTTTTATTGACATCATGAATCTGTCACAGCCAACATAACTTCAGTCACATGCTTCCCCTGTTCCCAAAATAATCAGCTTCCCTAAGAATAATAGTGTTTTAAGCTACAAAGTCTTaatggtgttctataggtttagCCAAACCAATTCATTTTAGAAGATCCCACTAAATTTGATGTCAATGCCCAGCTTCTTCCATTAAGTCAACCGCAGTTTCAGTTTCCCTTTGGTAGTTGTTTTTCAAATCCTTTGACATATGATTTCTCAGAGCCAGTGTTTGCTTCAAATACTTTTCATGTCTTCTAAGTAGCTTCACATATGTGAGATGGTTAGCTCTTCATGACcttttggaggaaaaaaagggaaacacactgACATGACTTGACCATCCATGAGCCCCAATAATCACTGTATACAAGACTCAGTTCTAATATACATGAATGAACTATTGTAATACTCTTGTAGGAATATTTTTCTCATAATTGAAATGTCATATGAATTCATCCATTTAATTATATCAAAAGACTGCTATATGAAAGGAACATTGTTAtctcatttatatatttacagatgaagaaattaagGTTTATAAAACTACATATGTTctgggtgtgtagctcagtggtagggtacaTGTTTAGCAAGCTTAAAGACTGTGGTTTATCCTCAGaagtataaagaaagaaaggagggtatATAACCGGGCAAAATCACTTAGTAATAGACCTTGGATAAATGCAGTGCAGGTGctaaacaaatacttttaaaatgtttttattttgactaCTCTCTGAGTGGCCTTGGGAACTGAACTAATACTGTATTGCTGATGCAGAAGCAAAACTAATGGGGAGGGAAGTGTTAACTGGGACATACAGGATCGAGGACCACTCCTCACTATTTCACCTGGTTATGGGATCTTGGGCAACTAGAGGCACCCAGGCATAATAATCATCATAGCCGGTGATAATAAATGTGGGCAAAGTGCTGTAACTCATAAATTATGGAGAACATCATTATATTTCAATAATCCTCCTTGTACCATAGATCAGTTTTATATTATCTCTTTTCCTCTGTCGTTCCGTTATTTTTTGCCTTTTATCTCTCCCACACCTCTGTCTATTGCTCTTTCCTCTGCTCTTTTAGTAAGCAATTGGAAATGGTAGTAGTCAGCTTTATTCTATATTATTAACAATGTGCAAAAGCATCTAAATTGCAAAGATGTAGGGGAATTGGCATTTTAAAGTAACAGATGATCTCACCTTTAACATTTCCATATTTCATTGCCACTGCTTTTCAtccctttgattttctttttttctcagtccAACCCCTGTCATAATGGAGGTGTCTGCTATTCCCTGTGGGATGACTTCTCCTGTTCCTGCCCTACAAATACGACGGGGAAAGCCTGCGAGGAAGTTCAGTGGTGTCAACTCAGCCCATGTCCTCCCAATGCACAGTGCCAGCTGGTCCCTCAAGGGTTTGAATGTAGGTAGCATTCAAAGCTGTCATCCATCCAGTTTAGTGGGTACATTTCAATTGTCCAAACAACAGACagtgaaaaaaaagaattcaggtaTAGACACCTTAGAGAGACCTATGTGAGAAGTTGAATAAGCCTGGCGTGACCAATATTATGACCACTGGCCCTAGTTTCTGAGTGAGAAAATGAGCCTTTGCAACAACAAACCCAGCTATTTGATTACTTCAATCTAATTtgtgaaaaactaaacaaatgatACCTTCCTTTGCTTTCTCGATACTGAGAAGACAGTAAACGTGCACACCTACCTCACTGCCGTTCATTGATTATGCACATGGGCACTATAATCTAAAGCGTCCTCGTGTCTAAAACAGGGAGAACAACGCCTACTCCACACGTTTCTTTGTGTGTGCCCTATATGTATCATGATACGCATTGGGTACAGACTTACTCTTTGTAGTACTGTTTCCTCCTTGTGAATCGTTTTCTAATCTGAATATCAGTCACGATTTTGTACTAAGCACTATGGTTTATATATTGTCTTCTACTTTAGGTCAAATAATGCACAGTCCATACATAACCGATGCTCCATGTTCAAATTTAATTCTAACCCCTTCTCATTATTCAAAAACCGTGGTCCTAATGATATGCTCTAAAGTCTCCTATTCTctagcagcaacagaaaagtacatTGGGAAGATGGAGCCTCGTTAAAGCAGTCTTGATACAGCTCATAGTTTACTCTTAATTTACTTGATCTCCTGGTCATAGTTTTACACTAAGATTTGAAATTTTACAACTCTCTCTAGGGACAAGCGCTATTTATTGAAGCAAAGCTTCCCAAAGCACAGGCAAGATATAAAAGTGTACTGAGCATTCTCCCCAGATCACAATAGGTGGTTCCACCATCTCTGGAAGACTTGCTAAATAGATTTACAAAGCATGATAGACAACAAAGAGATAATGAGATTGGATGGTTcaccatttgtttaaaaaatacgTAATATGTTTGTTTATGCCCCCTTCCCTCCCAAATTCCTTCCCCAAATCtggtaaggaaaaaaataaaataaattaatagtgaaatcaaatgagattttttaaaaatctagtcaaatactatatttaaattatagtacttgaattattcactttttttttctcctgatgtGATTTTAATCATTGTCTCACTTTCCAGAGTAAGAGATGATGTGATTCCCCAGATTAATCCCTTAATAATGCTCAATGAAAACTTATTGAAGGCCAGGCAATAATCTCAGGGAAGGGACTGAGTGAACACGTCTATAGAAAGgacatctgatcccatacagCTTATGCACCAAAGcagaaagagttaaaaaaaatttcaaaacccGGTTTCCAATGGCAACAGGAGCTATGAAATAAATCAGTAATAGACCAGAAGGAGGACGCCAGGAAGACCTACTTGAACTTGGATGGCTGAGGGAAGATGACATTCCAGCAGACAACAGCCCTGAAGAGGTCCTGAGCATGGGGACGGCTGGAGAAAGAATATTCCAGATTTAAGCGACAGAGAGTTAGGGCTTGGGTTGGGACAAGCTTTTGTGACTGTGGCATGTGACCGAGGAAGAGGATGCTATGAACTGGAAGTAGTGAAGCAGGGGTCAGCTCCCATAGACTTGGAGGGTGCTGTTTAGGATTAGTCTTGAACTAAAAAGTGGTTGTTAGAGTCATCTGCAGCAACCACGGAAGTAGGGAAACTCAGAAGCACTCTTTCATATGACCAATGGTGGTGGCTGGTACAGAGCCTGGCAAGGAAGGTCCCCAACTGTGTTTTCAGGTCATTGCTCCTGAAAAGTGAGAACAGCAAATTGACCACTGGATTGAATAATGCAGAAGTCATTGTGACCTTGACAGGAGCAATTTCAGTGAAGTGGTAAGGGCAAAATCAGAGAACATGGGGGAGGAGAAAATTGGAATGAGTATCAAAGCATTAAGTTTTTATGGTAACAGGAACTGAGAACTAGGAGGGCAATTGGGATAGTAGTGCTATGGGCTTGTgggttctttttttaagattttcagCAATCATAGAATATTTGTACTGTAATGGGGGAAAACGacaaaaagggaagggaaatatTAGTGCAGCATAAAAAATGGGTGCACACAGGAAAATGACTAAAAATAGTGAAAATGAATGGTACCCAATACAGGACTTGAAAGCCTGACCTCTGGAAGGAATAAGGACAGGGTGTCTGTTGTAATGCTGAAAAGAAAGCTGGTCCGGACACTATTAATTAGGTTGACAGGTTTGGTAGAAAGCTGGGGCACTTCATTTCTCCTCTTGTCTCAAGGGAGTATATAGGACACTATAAGTAGACATAGGGCTAGATGTTTTAAGAGAGAGAACGAACTGTGAATTAACGATGCTATAGCAGTTTTAATAGAGAAATGCAGTAAGACCGTCAAGAGTGCTGTATTTGGTGGAATATGTGAATGTAAAGTGctgttgttttctatttttttccaacTACATGAAGGTACATGGTCATAGGTAGCAAGTTGGTACCTGGGCACGTAATTGGAGTTTTTTGTGGCATTCAATCAATCCATCATTATGAATGTTCCTGTTAACTGCATGTTGGTGAACTTAATCAGAAGCCAGGGTTCATTGTTAACTAATTAGCATGTCACCCAAACTGAATTCCTGATTTCTATGTGTTTAGTTGCTTATTTTTGAAGTGAATAATCAAAGCTTCCTTTATGTAAGCCAAATGGAAAACAATAATTGGCATTCCTGaagattttaattgaaaaaaaaaaaaaaggtatgagTTGAGTTTTAGTATTACAATGGGCAGGTTTGACattctggctttattttttaatgaccAAATTACTCACATTCTGTGAATCTGAAGTTCCTCTCttataaagaaataacaaaaaaaaaaaaccatatatattAAGCACAACTTGACAGCACCTAGCAAAATACATAATGTATCAACCATACAGACATCAGTGATATGATAATAAATATGATGAATGAAGGTAATAATCAGTTCCATCTTCTCACTTTAGGTATTGCAAATGCTGTTTTCAGTGGATTTAGAAGAGAAATATTGTTCAGAAGCAATGGGAATATTACCAGAGAACTCACCAATGTCACATTTGGTTTCAGAACACATGATACAAATGTAATGATATTGCATGCAGAAAAAGAGCCTGAGTTCCTTAATATTAGCATTCAAGACTCCAGATTATTATTTCAATTGCGAAGTGGCAACAACAGCTTTTATACACTGCATCTGATGAGTTTGCAGTTGGTGAATGATGGCACATGGCACCGAGTGACTTTTTCCATGATAGACCCACTGGCCCATACCTCCCAGTGGCAGATGGAGGTGGACCACCAAACACCTCTTGTGACCAGCACAATTGCTACTGGAAGCCTAAATTTTTTGAAGGACAATACAGACATCTATGTGGGTGACCAAGCTATTGACAATACGAAAGGCCTGCGGGGCTGTCTGAGCACAGTAGAAATTGGAGGCATCTATCTATCTTACTTTGATAATCTTCACGGTTTCATTGCTaagcctcaggaagagcagtttCTCAAAGTCTCTACAAACGCAGTCCTCACTGGCTGCTTGCCATTAAATGCCTGCCAATCCAGCCCCTGCCTGCATGGAGGAAGCTGCCGAGACAGCTATAACTCTTATCAGTGTTCCTGTCTCTTGGGATGGTCAGGAACACACTGTGAAATCAACATTGATGAATGCTTTTCTAACCCCTGTATCCATGGCAACTGCTCTGATGGGGTCGCTGCCTACCACTGCAGGTGTGAGCCTGGATACACCGGTGTGAACTGTGAAGTGGATACAGACAATTGCAAGAGGCATCAGTGTGCAAACGGAGCCACTTGCGTCAGTGGGACTCATGGCTATTTTTGCCTCTGTTCGGGAAATTTTACAGGGAGATTTTGCAGGTGAGCACAAAGTCCATGCAGAGCTCAGTCTTCCAGGGGCCTATGCTCAGAATTTTCCACATCAGACCAGAAGGATCTCCCCTTAAAATATCCGTGTTGCTAAACAAGGTTAGCTTTGAGCACTCGCATCACAATTTGGTCATGTAAAGAGATGATTataggttgaggatttagctctgagatagagcacttgcctagcaagcacaaggccctgggttcgatcctcagctcaaaaaaaaaaaaagagagagagagagagatgattatattgtggaatattctacaacaactaTGAATAGCATCTTTTTAACCAGATaggaaacacaatgtttatattgtGTAACTTACAGAGTCATAATAccacttaataaagaaaatttagggCATACACCAACACAAAAATCAGTTGTTATAGTGGCATTTATATAATGCTCAGCATGCCACTGAAAGAATACTCATTGAATTTGCCCATTTTAAAGAATATCCCATTTTTTCTAAAACTGCAATAGTAGTCTATTGCTCTTGCAACTACCTCCCTTTTAGGCTATGCAgagatagaaaataattttttccttctaaatCACATTGCTTcagtgttgttattgtttttacaaCTTACACTGCCttacatttattaaataattgaGTCATTGTAGGGAGGTGAGAGAATTGTTATTAACAAATAATATATCCCAGGACTTGGGCAAGAATATCTGGAGTGGAGCAGCCTGTAGACATCACCTTTAATTCAGAGGTAGACTGTCTTGGCAGACATTACACACAGCCACACCTGTGAGAGGATGTGTTCATCTTCATAGCACCTATTACTGTTCAGAACTCATGATAGCAAGGTACAGTGAGATGTGTAAGTGTTCAGGTTATTCAATAGATGTTACTTCCTGTAAGTCAATAGACTCTTTTGTCAATGAGTAGTGTGCCTGGTTAAAAACCAGAGAAAGTGGGGTCAAAATTAGGAGTCTTACACGGTGACAATGGATAAGAAATCATATATGCCCTTGTAACGAGGTCTCTGAAACATTTTCCTGTCTGACTCACCAAAGTCAAGTTTAAAGAATAAAGTTCTCAAGAGTCCTTTCTAATGAACTCTTCCGAGGCTGTTTATTAAGCCAAGGTGTGTATACAGCTGGAGATCTACATTGCTAATGACCTCTTTTAGAGCTATTGACATTCTTGACACATTCAGAATGTCCTTAcgttattttctttttgaagtagAATTGATTAGCTCTTTTGAAAAGACACACCCTTATACCATCATGcttctggatttctctgtgttaactTCAGTGCACAACAGAATAAGAGTGAAGTTGTTTTCCACTTCCCGAATATTTATTCTATatctaatcacacacacacacacacacacacacacacacacacacacacacggtcaaaGGACCTGAGCAACACTTCTAAAATCTGTTTAAAATCAGCTCTTTCAAGCCTACAGATTTTTGTCTAGCAGTGTTTTCTTAGCCTTTAACAGTCTGTTCTTCCTTTTATGTGGATTCTTCAGCCCGTGCAGCTTTGCTGCTGTACAAGGAGCCACATGCTGAACTCACATGCAGTTACATTGAGTATTATACACAAACCTCCTGGACAGCACTTGGCTTGCAC comes from the Onychomys torridus chromosome 11, mOncTor1.1, whole genome shotgun sequence genome and includes:
- the Crb1 gene encoding protein crumbs homolog 1, with protein sequence MKPKKTDYLLIFYLSSSLLICIKNSFCNKNHTGCLSNSCQNSSMCKGFPQDNCCSDIDNNLDKDCEYVKDPCFSSPCQGNATCVSTPGERGFLCQCPPEYSGLTCETANDSCGENACQHGGTCHKDPEHSVCVCPAGYTGRFCETDHECASSPCHNGAVCQDGVNGYSCFCVPGYQGRHCDLEVDECVSDPCMNEAVCLNEIGRYTCVCPQEYSGVNCELEIDECGSQPCLHGATCRDALGAYSCDCAPGFLGDHCEFNFDECASQPCLHGGLCMDGGNSYHCDCTGSGFTGMHCETLMPLCWSKPCHNNATCEDTVESYICHCWPGYTGALCEMDINECSSNPCQFGGECAELSSEDLYGHIAGLPSSFSYLGASGYVCICQPGFTGIHCEEDIDECLPNPCQNGGTCENQPGNYTCHCPLDDISGTFYGGENCSQVLLGCSHHHCLNNGQCIPHFENGQHGFTCQCPSGYAGSLCGTDTTLSFEGNGFLCVTSGSHTTIQSACNISLRFQTVQLNTLLLFRGNRDMSMKLELLNGCVHLSIQVQNQSKVLLYISQNTSDGEWHLVEVTFAEITTLTLIGSSCKGKCTTKTSFPVENHPSICASQNSFLGGLPVGTTSNNVSVLNIYNVPSTPSFVGCLQDIKFDSNHITLENISSSLSLNVKAGCMRKDWCEHQPCQNRGRCINLWQGYQCECDRPYAGSNCLKEYVAGRFGQDDSPGYAIFNVDENYGQNMSLSMFVRTRHPSGLLLALENSTYQYVLVWLENGSLALQTPGPLKLVFNFFLSDGNAHLISLKIKPNEIEIYESSQNLGFVSVPAWTIKRRDVIFIGGLPDRQKTEVYGGFFKGCIQDVRLNNQNLEFFPNSTSNGYRDPVLVNVTQGCPGDNICKSNPCHNGGVCYSLWDDFSCSCPTNTTGKACEEVQWCQLSPCPPNAQCQLVPQGFECIANAVFSGFRREILFRSNGNITRELTNVTFGFRTHDTNVMILHAEKEPEFLNISIQDSRLLFQLRSGNNSFYTLHLMSLQLVNDGTWHRVTFSMIDPLAHTSQWQMEVDHQTPLVTSTIATGSLNFLKDNTDIYVGDQAIDNTKGLRGCLSTVEIGGIYLSYFDNLHGFIAKPQEEQFLKVSTNAVLTGCLPLNACQSSPCLHGGSCRDSYNSYQCSCLLGWSGTHCEINIDECFSNPCIHGNCSDGVAAYHCRCEPGYTGVNCEVDTDNCKRHQCANGATCVSGTHGYFCLCSGNFTGRFCRHSRLPPTVCGNKEKNLTCYNGGNCTEVQEDWKCMCQPGFTGERCEEDINECASDPCLHGGLCRDLVNRFECICDVAFTGERCELDLAEDWLVGIFTALGSGTLALLFLLLLVVVASLISSNKRATQGTYSPSRQEKTGPRVEMWSRMPPPALERLI